GTTCAGTTCCGAGCGGTGCTGCGTCTTGAAGATCTCGACCAGCCGCTTGACGTCCTGCGAGCGCGACTTGTGCGCCACCAGCACGGCGTCGGCGGTTTCGATCACGACGATGTCGTCCAGGCCCACCGAGGCCACCAGCCGGCTGGTGGAGTGGATCAGGCAGTTGCGCGAATCCTCCACCATGACGTCGCCGGTGGTGGAGTTGCCTTCCACCGTCTTCTGGGCGATGCCCCAGACCGCGTCCCAGGCGCCCACATCGCTCCACGAGGCGGCCAGCGGGATGACCACGGCGCTGTCCGTGCGTTCCATGATGGCGTAGTCCATGGAATCGCTGGGGCACGCTTCGAAGGACGGGCCGTCCAGGTGGAACAGCGAGTTCTCGCCATGCCCGATGGCCACGGCCGCCTGCACCTGCTCCAGCATCTTGGGCGCCAGGCGCGCCATTTCCGACAGGAACACCGAGGCTTGGAAGGCGAACATGCCGCTGTTCCAGTAATAGCCGCCATCTTCGATGAAACGCTGCGCGACCTCGGGAGAGGGTTTTTCAACGAAGCGGCGCACGCGGCGCGCGGGCGCCATCACGCCGGGCTCGTCCGCCTGGATGTAGCCGTAGCCGCTGAGCGGCGCGGTGGGATTGATGCCGAACGTCACCAGCGCACCCTGCAGGGCGGCCTGATAGGCCGCGGCGAAGGCGGCCTGCAGCACCTCGCCGTCTTCCAGCACGTGGTCCGACGGCATGATCAGCATGACCGGGTCCTCGCCGTCGCGCATGGCGCGCAGGGTGGCCGCGGCGATGGCCGGCGCCGTGTTGCGCGCGAAGGGCTCCAGGATCACTTCCACGTCCTTGATGCCCAGTTCCAGCGCCTGCTCCGCCGCGATATAGCGGTGCGCGTCGTTGCAGACCAGGATGGGCCGGGCCTCGGCGCCAGCCGACCCCAGCCGCAGCAGGGTGTTCTGCAACAGGCTGCGGTCATCGGTCAAACGGATGAACTGCTTGGGCAGCAGTTCGCGCGACAGCGGCCACAGGCGCGAGCCTGAACCGCCGCAAAGTATGACTGCCCGGTACGGGGGAGGGGGATTGGTCATGGCGCTCACTCCTTGAAGTAGGCCTGGGTGTAGGGGTGCACGCCGGGATCGGCGGCGAGGGCACGGGCGGGCAGCCAGCGGTAGCTGCGGTGCTGGGCCTGGGGCAGGCTGGAAATGTCCAAAGAAAGCTCGGCCTCATAGGCGAGGACGACGTAATGGGTGGAGCGTCCGGCTTCACCCGCAAAATTGGTGCCGTAAAAGTGCTCGTACACGCCGCGCGGGGTCCAGGCCAGCTCGCTGACCGGGATGCCCAGCTCGTCGCGGGCGATGCGGCGCAGCGCCGCGTGCAGGGTTTCGTTCTTGCGGATCCGCCCGCCCGGCACGAACCAGGCGCCCTGGGCCGGGGGATTGGCCCGCAGGCCGGTCAGGTAGCGGCCCGCGGCGTCGCGCAGCAGCAGGTCGATGGAAACCAGCGGCAACATCTCGACCGCCTGGCGGAACTCCGCCTGCGCCAGCACGCCGTCGCGGACCGCGGCCTTGCGTTGCTCGGGCCATCCCAAAGGTTTAGTAGACATTGCGGCCCGTCCATCCCGACAACGCCGTGCGGGCGATGATCTGCAGGTCCATCCTGAACGTCCAGTGCTGGATGTAATAGATGTCGTACTCGACGCGATCGCTCATCTTGCGCAGCGTGTCCGTCTGTCCGCGCAGGCCGTTGACCTGCGCCCAGCCCGTGATGCCCGGCTTGACGCGGTGGCGCATCATGTAGCGTTGCACCAGGTCCTTGTACATTTCGTTGTGCTCCAGGGCGTGCGGACGCGGTCCCACCACCGACATGTCGCCCATGAGCACATTCAGGAACTGCGGCAGTTCGTCCAGGCTGGTGCGCCTGAGGAAGCCGCCGATGCGCGTGACGCGGGCATCGTTGCGGGTGGCCTGGGTGACCACGCCATGCTCCTGATGCACCGTCATGGTGCGGAACTTGTAGACATGGAAGACCTTGCCGTCCACGCCCAGCCGCGGCTGGGTGAAGAACACGGGGCCGCGCGAAGTCGCCTTCACCAGGATCGCCACCGTCAGCATCACGGGCGACAGCCCGATCAGCGCGCAGAAGGCGAAGCTGCGGTCGAAGATTTCCTTGGCCCAGCCGCGCACGCCGGCAGCGGGCAGGCTGTTGAGCTGTATGGCGGGCAGGCCCAGAAATTCGCCGATGCGGTGTCCCAGCAGCTGGATCGACATGACATCGGGAATCCAGCGGATATCCACCAGGTCATTGCGCAGGTGATAGAGGACTTCGCGCAGTTCCTGGCCCGCTTCCATCGGCAGCACGATCCAGATCTCGCGGACGTTGTGCTCATGCACGAAGCCATGCAGTCCGTCCAGCTCATGCAGGCGGCGGACTTGCGGCGGCAGGTTCTCATGGGGCTCGGCGTAGATGCCGGCCACTTCGTAGCCCGCGCCGCGGTATTGCTCGACGCGGCGCCAAAGGTCATGGCCCAGCGCGCCGAAGCCCACCAGCAGCACGCGCTTGCGGTCCATCCCGCGGTCGCGCGCCGCGCCCAGCACCGCGTAGACCGCAATCCGTAGGCCGGCCAGCGTCAGCGCCGACATGCCAAACCACGTAGCCGCCCATACGCGGGATATCGCCGCGGTCTGGTGCATGAGAAAACTGATGCAGATGCCCAGCGCGAACACCAGCGCCCAGGCCGCCAGGCTGCGCACGACCAGGTCGGTCAGCAGGCGGCCGCGCCACGATACATAGAGGCGGAAGGCCGGGAAGATGGCCACCACGCCCAGGCCGCACAGGTACACAAGGAACAGATGGATCTGCGGAGGATCCGCCAAGGCATCGTCCGAGAATTTCAAGCCGGTGGCAGTCAGGCCGCAGGTGATCACGATCGCGGCATCGAGCAAGCGATAGAGATAGCTTGCTCCGCTGAATCTAGACGACGTGTCCGTTTGGGACGGGTCCATCGCGCACTCCTGTTCGTGGGGAGCCGCCGTGCGGAAGGCAAAAACTGTGCACCGCCGCAAAGCTTGTGGCTACCGACAAAATCTTATTGAGTGCGCAACGCACCCGAAACCTCCAAACGATGTAGGAGAAGGCTTAGGACATCCGTCGAATGTGCGGGCCTAGGAAAAGAGAGTGGAATGTCGCAACCCGTTACGCATCGGGCTCACTCCAAGCAACGAAGTCATTCACAAGTGGATTTGCCATGACGACATTTTTCGGAACGTTGAGCCGAGGCATAGCAGCTATCGCGCTCGTGTCCTCGCTGGGCGCTTGCGCCTTGTCTCCCGGTATGACCTTTGACGCCAATCAGCTTGCGGATCCGTTGGATCCGAACTCCAAGGCGGTAATCAAGGAAATCACGCCCTCGCTGGTGCTTGAAGACCAGCGCGCGCGCCAGGCATTGCTCGACAACGAAGGGGTCGACAAGCTCTATGGCAAGTCCGGGCCGTACCTGATCGGGCCCGGAGACATCCTCTCGATCGTGGTGTGGGATCACCCCGAACTCGTTCTTCCGACGCAAACCTACGCCATCGGGACAGGGGTAACGGAACTAGCCATTGGAGACACCGCCTCGGGCATTCCGGGCTATACGGTTTCATCCACTGGATATATCCAATTTCCCTATGCGGGATTGCTGAAAGTGGCCGGGTTGACGGAACTTCAGGCGCGCAATCTCATAGTGAATAGTTCAAGCAAGTACATCCAGGATCCGCAGATCACCGTACGCGTTCTGGGATATCGCAGCAAGCGTGTTTACGTGGATGGCGAAGTGAAGACGCCGGGCGCAATCGCGATCAACGATATCCCGATGACCCTGTTGGAAGCCGTCAACAGGGCCGGAGGCATTCTGCCCACGGGCGATCGCAGCGCGGTCTACGTGATCCGTGACGGACGCCGTACTCGCGTGAACGTGCCTGCGCTGATCGAGCGTGGCCAAGACCTGAATCAGGTGCTGCTGAAGTCGGGCGACATCGTCAGGGTCACGCCGCGCGACGACAGCAAGGTGTTCGTGATGGGCGAGGTGACCTTGCCCACCGCGGCAGTGATGCGTGACGGACGCATGTCGTTGACCGAAGCGCTGGGCTTGGCCGGAGGACCGAACCAGCTGACCTCGAATCCGTCGCAAATATTCGTTGTGCGCAGCACTGAGCAAGCGACGCCGCTGGTGTTCCACCTGAACGCCGGCTCGCCGCAGACTCTTGCGGTGGCGGAGAAGTTCGAGTTGCAACCCAAAGACGTGGTGTTCGTGGATACGGCGGCCCTGGTGCGGTGGAACCGCTTCATCAGCAACCTGTTCCCGAGCGCCCAGACCGTACAGACCGTGAAGTCCATAGATTAGTCCGCCTTAAACCACGCCTGGGGACGCCGCGACCGCGGCGGCGTCTTCTCTTGGAGAGCTGCATGTCGTTGCCCATCGAATCGTTCGAGCCGTCCGTGCCGGCTCGTCAGCAGGAAACTCCGTTGTCGTCCCATGTGGACGCCATCTTTTCCAACCGGTGGATGATCATCGCGATCACTCTGCTTGCATTACTGGGGGCGCTTACCTATGTGATGATCACGCCCAAGGTGTACTCGGCCGACATCATCGTGCAGGTGGAAGAGGAAATGCCGCAGGGGCAGAGCCGCAGCCTGCTCGGCGACGTATCTTCCATGTTCGATACCAAGGCGGAGACCTCGGGCGAAATGGAAGTGCTGCGCTCGCGCATGGTGGTCGGACCCGCCGTCGACAAGTTCCTGCTGTACATCCAGGCCAAGCCGCGCTATTTCCCCGTGATCGGCGAGTGGCTGGCGCAGCGCTACGAAAGCCTGCCGTACCCGTCGAGCCTGCCGCGCGGCGGCTATGCATGGGGCGGCGAAGCCATCGCGATCTCGCAGCTGGACGTGCCCAACGAATGGCTGGGCAAGCCCTTTCGCGTGACCACGCTAGGTGAAGGGCGCTATACGTTGAGCGACAAGTTCACGGGCGCCACCTTCAACGGCACCGTGGGCAAGCCCGAGCATTTCCGGCTGCCTGGGGGCGGCGCGATGGACGTGCATATCGACGCGCTGACGGGACGCCCTGGCACCGAGTTCACGGTGTCGCGCAGTTCGCGCCTGGCGGCCATCGAGGACGTGCAGGCGCGCCTGGGCATTTTCGAGCGCGGCCGCACGTCGGGGGTGATCGGCGTCACGCTGGAAGGCAATGATCCGGCGCTGACGACTGCCGTGCTCAACCAGATCGGCCAGGAATACGTGCAGCAGAACGTGAACCGCAAGTCGGCGCAGGCCGAGAAGTCGCTGGTATTCCTTGAACAGCAGCTGCCGGTGCTCAAGGGCGAGCTGGACGCCGCCGAGACCAAGTACAACTCGCTGCGCAACAAGCGCGGCACCATCGACCTGAGCGAAGAAGCCAAGCTGATCCTGGCGCAATCGGTGGACGCGCAGACCAAGGTGATGGAACTGCGCTCCAAGCGCCAGGAAATGATTACCCGCTTCGCGCCGACCCACCCCAGCATCGTGGCGCTGGACCGCCAGATCGCCGGGCTGACCGGGGACGTGAACCGCATCGGCAACAACATCCGCCAACTGCCCGACCTGGAGCAGGACGTGGTGCGCCTGGTGCGCGACGTGCGCGTCAACACCGAGCTCTACACGGCATTGCTCAACAACGCCCAGCAGCTGCGCCTGATCCGCGCCGGCAAGGTGGGCAACGTGCGCATCCTGGATTCGGCGGTGCAGCCGGACAAGCCGGTGCGTCCCAAGGCCGCCATCATCATCGGCGTGGCGACCGCCTTCGGCCTGATCTTCGGCATGCTGTGCGCGTTTGTGCGCAATGCGCTGTTCGGCGGCCTGTCCGAACCCGACGACGTCGAACGCCATACCGGCCTGCCCGTGTTGGCCGCCATTCCGTACAGCGACATGCAGGACAAGCTGTGGCGGCGCAGCCGGCGCAAGAACGCCAGCGTGCCGGCGCTGCTGGCCCAGAGCCAGGGCAACGCGCCGCCCATCGAAAGCCTGAGGTCGTTCCGCAACGTGTTGCAGGCGTCGCTGCGCCAGTCGGCCAACAACATGGTCATGTTCACCGGGCCGGTGGCAGGCGTGGGGAAGTCGTTCCTGTCGGCCAACTTCGCTTTCATCCAGGGCGGCGTGGGCAAGCGCGTGCTGCTGATCGACGCTGACTTCCGCAAGGGCCAGCTCAACCGCTATTTCGGCGTGCCCAAGGAAGACGGCCTGTTCGAAGTGCTGTCGGGCACGATACCGCTGACCCAGGTCCGCAAGCACAGCGTGTCCGAGGGCGTGGACTTCATCGCTACCGGCGCGGTGACCTTCGACCCGTCGGAGCTGCTGGCGTCGCCGGTGTTCGGCGAAACCCTGCGTGAACTGGCCTCGCAGTACGACATGGTGATCCTGGACACGGCGCCCGTGCTGTCGTCTCCGGACGCCGCCGTGGTCGGCACGCATGCGGCCGCAGTGATGGTGGTGGTGCGCTCGGGCATGAACACCGTGGGCGAAATCCGCGAGACGGCCAAGCGCCTGATCCAGGCGGGCGCGCCGGTGGACGGCGTGCTCTTCAACGGTCTCAAGCTCATGCCGGAACGCTTCGGCTTCCGGTCCAAGTACGGCAGTTACCGCTACTCCCGTGCGGCGTATTACGGCGATTTCAAACAGAACGGCCCTAAATAACGCCACCCGGAGAAACTGGCATGCACGGAACTTTTGGCTGGGACACGCCGCAAATTCTGGATGCGGTTTTCAAGGCTTACGACATACGCGGCACGGTGCCGGATGAAATCGATGCGAGGTTCGCGCACAGCCTGGGGATGGCGGCGGGGACCCAGGCCCGCGAACAGGGGGCGCGGTCCATCGTGGTGGGGAGGGATGGCAGGCTGAGCAGCGTCGAACTGGCGGCCGCCTTGCAGGCGGGCCTGCGCTCGGCGGGCATGCACGTCATCGACATCGGCATGGCGACCACGCCGATGGTGTACTTTGCGACGCGCCTGATGGACACGGGCGCGGGCATCGCGGTCACGGGCAGCCACAACCCGCCCGCGCACAACGGCTTCAAGATCGTGCTGGACGGCGCTTCGCTGTATGGCGAGGGCATCACCGCGCTGCGCGATGCGATGCGCTTGCCGATAGAGTCGGCCAGCGCATCGGGCGGGCGCACGCAAATGCAGATCATGCCGTGCTACACCGCGCGCCTGATGGGCGACATCCGCATGGCGCGTCCGATGAAGATTGCGATCGATTGCGGCAATGGCGTGGCCGGCGCCGCGGCGCCGGCGCTGTTCCGCGCCCTGGGCTGCGAAGTGGTCGAGCTGTTCTGCGAGGTCGACGGTTCGTTCCCGGGCCATCATCCGGATCCGGCCGATCCGCAGAACCTGCAGGATCTGATCTATTGCCTGCGCTACTCCGACTGCGAGGTCGGCCTGGCGTTCGACGGCGACGGCGACCGGCTCGGCGTGGTGACCAAGACGGGGCAGATCATCTGGCCCGATCGCCAGCTGATCCTGTTCGCGCGCGACGTGCTGTCGCGCAATCCGGGCGCCGAGATCCTCTATGACGTCAAGTGCAGCCGCCACGTGGCGCGCGCCATTACCGAGGCGGGCGGCAAGGCCACCATGTGGAAGACGGGGCACTCGCTGATCAAGGCCAAGATGCGCGAAACCGGCGCGTTGCTGGCTGGCGAGATGAGCGGCCACATTTTTTTCAAGGAGCGCTGGTACGGCTTTGACGACGGCATCTACGCCGCCGCCCGGCTGCTGGAGATTCTGTCCGGCGCGCCGGACCCCTCGGCCCTGCTGGAAAGCCTGCCGCAGTCCTGCGCCACACCCGAAATCAAGCTGGAAACCGCCGAAGGCGAGCAGTTCGACCTGGTGGAAGCGCTGCGCGCGCAGGGACAGTTTCCCGGCGCGCAGTCCATCAACGATCTGGACGGCATCCGGGTGGACTACGCCGACGGCTTCGGCCTGGCGCGTCCGTCCAACACCACGCCGACGGTGGTATTGCGTTTCGAAGGGGACACGGTGGCCGCATTGGCCCGTATCGAGGAGGATTTCCGCAACGCGTTCCGACGCATTGCCCCTCATGTTCGTTTACCGTTTTAAGGAGCATCACGCGATGGGAAAGGCCAAGTATGCGGTTGAGGCGCTAAGGGCGAATTCGGGCCTGGCGGACAGCCCGGAGTGGCAGGCGTTCGCGCAGGCCGCGCACGGCGCGGAATTGGACGGCGCGGCGCTGAAGGTCATCGAGGCGGCGGGTCTGTGCGTGGACCTGAGCATGCAGCGGCAGTCGCCGGCGCTGGAAGCCGCGGCCATGTCGCTGCTGCAGGCGCGTGGCGTGGCGGATGCGCGCCAGGCTTTGTTCGCGGGCGAACCGGTCAACTGGACCGAAGGCAAGCCGGCATGGCATACGGCGCTGCGCGCCGGGCGCACGCGGGAACAGCCCGACGGCCAGGATGCGGACTCCGTCTGCGAGCATTCGCGCATGACGGACTTCGTGCGCCGGGTGGACCAGACGGCCGACTTCAACACGGTGCTGCATATCGGCATCGGCGGCAGCGATTGGGGGCCGCGCCTGGCGGTCCAGGCGTTTGGCGGGGCGCAGCAGCGCCGGCAGATCCGCTTCGTGTCCAACATCGACGGACACGCGTTCCATGATGCGGTGGCCGGGCTGGATCCGCGCCGCTGCCTGGTGGTGGTGTCTTCCAAGTCCTTCACCACCGCCGAGACGCTGCACAACGCGCGCGCGGCCATCGCCTGGCTCAAGCAGGGCGGCGTGGCCGACGTGTCCGAGCACCTGGCCGCTGTCACCGCCAACGTGTCGGCGGCGCGCGCGCTGGGCGTGCCGTCCAGCCAGATATTCAAGATGTGCGACTGGGTCGGCGGGCGCTATTCGGTCTGGTCGGTGGCCGGCCTGTCGATCGCGCTGACGGTGGGCGCTGACGTGCTGATCGGCATGCGGGCGGGCGCCGAAGCCATGGACCAGCATTTCCAGCAGGCGCCGTTCGCGTCGAACGCGCCCATCCAGCTCGCGTTGGCGGGCCTGGTCAACTGCAGCGTGCTGGGCCAGAACTCGCTGAACATCGCGGCCTATAGCGCGCGGCTGCTGCACCTGGTCACCTATCTGCAGCAGCTGGAAATGGAATCGCTGGGCAAACGGGTCGCGGGCGATGGCGCGGCGGTCGGGGTGCCGACGGCTCCCATCATCTGGGGCATGCCTGGCACCGACGGGCAGCACACCTTCTTCCAATGGCTGCATCAGAGCGAAGAGGGCGCGCCGGTGGACTTCATCGCCAGCCTGCAAGGCCACGCGGACAGTCCGGATGCGCACCGCATGCTGTTGGCCAACTGCCTGGCGCAGCGCCAGGCGCTGCTGCGCGGCAAGTGCCTGGAGCAGGCGCTGATGGATGTGGCGCACATCGACGACCAGGAGCGCGCGCTGAGCCTGGCGCAGCACATGGTGCATCCGGGCGGGCGGCCTTCGACCCTGATCGTGCTGCGCCAGCTGGATCCGCGCGGCCTGGGCGCGCTGCTGGCGCTGTACGAGCACAAGGTATTTGTGCAGAGCGTGGTCTGGGGCATCAATCCCTTCGACCAGTGGGGCGTGGAGCTGGGCAAGCGCCTGGCCACCGGCATCGAGCGGGAGCTGGCGGTGCCGGTGTCGGCCGGCGTGGTGGACTGGGGCCATGACGCGTCCACCTCGTACTGGATCGACCGCTACCGCAGCCATGCGCAGGCGCCGCGGCCGCGCCATGCCTGGGTGCCGGGCGTGGCGGCGCATCTGTGAGGGAGACCATGCAGGACCTGCATGTATTGGTGACGGGCGGCGCGGGCTACATCGGCACGCACACGCTGGTGGCGATGCTGGCGGCGGGCCAGCGGCCGCTGGTGCTGGATAACTTCAGCAACGGCAGCCGCGAGGCCGTGCGCCGCGTCGAGCGCCTGTGCGGCGTGGAGATCCCGCTGGTGGAAGGGGACATCCGCAGCCCCGGCCTGGTCGAATCGGTGCTGGCCGAATCGGCGGCGCGCGGCGCGCCGGTGCAGGCGGTGCTGCATCTGGCCGGCAGCAAGGCGGTGGGCGAGTCGGTGGCCGATCCGCTCAAGTACTACGACAACAACGTCGGTGGCTCCGTGACGCTATTGCGCGCCATGCGCGAGGCGGGCGTGGCGCGCATGGTGTTCAGTTCTTCGGCCACTGTCTACGGCGAGCCCCACTTCCTGCCGCTCACCGAGGCGCATCCGCTGGCGCCGACCAACCCCTACGGCCGCACCAAGCTGATGGTGGAGGAAGCGCTGCGTGACGTTTGCGCGGCCGATCCCGCGTTCAGCGCGGTGACGTTGCGCTACTTCAATCCCATCGGGGCGCATCCGAGCGGCCAGATCGGGGAAAGTCCGCGCGACATTCCGAACAATCTGTTCCCCTACATCACCCAGGTGGCGGTGGGGCGCCAGCCGTTCCTGCGGGTGTTCGGCGACGATTACGAGACGGCCGACGGCACGGGCGTGCGCGACTACCTGCACGTGATGGACCTGGCGCAGGGGCATGTGCAGGCGCTGGCCTATTCGGAGCGCCATCCCGGGTTCGTGGCGATCAATCTGGGCACGGGGCAGGGCACCAGCGTGCTGGAGCTGGTGCATGCGTTCGAGCGGGTCAACGGCTGCCGGATTCCCGTGCGCCCGCAAGCCAGGCGTCCCGGCGACGTCGAGAAAATGTGGACCGATCCTGCGCTGGCGGCATCTTTGTTCGGCTGGCGCAGCACGCATGACGTGGACGCGATGTGTGCGGACGGCTGGCGCTGGCAGCAGGGCAACCCACAGGGCTACGAACAGGACACAGGGACATAACCCCTGCGCCGTATCGGATGGATTCCGCGAAACCGGCGCGAGCGGTTACAGTTGACGGAAATATTGCGAAGCAGCATTGCCCGGCGGCCTGGCCGCCGCGGCCGTGCACCGTCAACGAGGCGCACCCATGTTTGAATTCAATCCCTCTACCGGCTTCCTGCAGGAGCCGCAGTCATGAGCGGGCCGACCTACAGCGCGCCGGCCCACTGGAACCTGGACAGCATCGTCTCCGGCCTGCGCGAAGCGCGCGTGGCCTGGCGCGGTCCCCGCGGCCGCCTGCGCGAAGACGCCGGCCTGCGCGAATTCCCGTCGCAGGAAAGCCTGCGCCAGATCGTCAAGGACCTCTGTGGCGCCTTGTTCCCGATGCGCCTGGGTCCGATCGACCTGCGCGAGGAGGTCGAGGACTTTTACGTCGGCCATACCATCGGCGCGGCGCTCGACGCGCTGCTGCACCAGGTCTGTCTGGAACTGCAGTACGTGGGCCGGCCCGAACAGACCGGGCCCGCGGATGCGCGCCAGCGCGCCATCGAGATCGTGCGCCAGTTCGGCGCCGAGCTGCCGCGCGTGCGCGCCGCGCTGGACCTGGACGTGACCGCGGCCTATCAGGGCGACCCGGCCGCGCACAACGTGGACGAGGTCCTGCTGTGCTATCCGGGCGTGGCGGCGATGATCCACCACCGTCTGGCCAATGTGCTGTATCGCCTGGGCGCGCCGATGCTGGCGCGCATCGTGGCGGAAATCGCGCATGCGGATACGGGCATCGACATCCACCCGGGCGCCACCATCGGCCGCAGCTTCTTCATCGACCACGGCACCGGCGTCGTGATCGGCGAGACCGCCATCATCGGCGACCGCGTGCGCCTCTATCAAATGGTCACGCTGGGCGCCAAGCGCTTCCCGCCCGGCGAAAACGGCGAACTCAAAAAGGGCCTGGCGCGCCACCCCTTGATCGAGGACGACGTGGTGATCTACGCTGGCGCGACGATTCTCGGCCGCGTCACCATCGGCAAGGGTTCGACCATCGGCGGCAACGTCTGGCTGACCCGCAGCGTGCCGCCGGGCAGCAACGTGACCCAGGCCAGCCTGGTCAGCGACATGCCCGACTGCGGCCTGGGCGGCTGAGCAGCTTGAGGCCGCTGCCCTCCTTGCGCAGCGGCCGGCCCTGAGGAGCCTGGATGGACACTCGAGTCTCTGATCTGGCCGCGCTGCGCGGCTTTGTCGACCGCCACCCGCGGCTGTTCGTGCTGACGGGAGCGGGCGTCAGCACCGACTCCGGCATCCCCGACTACCGTGACACCGAAGGCGAATGGAAGCGCAAGCCGCCCATGACGCTGCAGACCTTCATGGGCGGCGAACTGGCGCGGGCGCGCTATTGGGCGCGCAGCATGGTGGGCTGGCGCCGTTTCGGCCAGGTGCAGCCCAATGCCTCGCACCGGGCGCTGGCGCGGCTGGAATCGCGCGGCCGCGTTTCGGTGCTGGTGACGCAGAACGTCGATGGCCTGCACGAGGCCGCCGGCAGCCGCGACGTCGTGGACCTGCACGGCCGGCTGGACGAGGTGCGTTGCATGGCCTGCGATTGGCGCGGCGGCCGCCAGGCCTGGCAAGAGGCGCTGCAGGACGGCAATCCGGAATGGACGCTGCTGGAAGCCTCGGACGCGCCTGACGGCGACGCCGACCTGGAAGGCGAGGACTTTGCGCAATTTCAGGTCCCGCCCTGTCCGCGCTGTCGCGGCATCGTCAAACCGGACGTGGTTTTTTTTGGCGAAACCGTGCCGCGCGAGCGCGTGGACCACGCCAATGCCGGCCTCATGAACGCGGACGCGGTGCTGGTGGTGGGGTCATCGTTGATGGTGTATTCCGGCTACCGCTTCGTCAGCGCCGCGTCGCGCAACGGCATGCCGATAGCCGCCATCAACCTGGGGCGCACCCGCGCCGACAGCATGCTGACCCTGAAAGTGGAACTGCCCTGCGCCGTGGCGCTGGACGCGCTGTAACACGCCCTAGGGCCGGCCGGTTTTTGACCGGTCTAAGCAAGTGCTTGCCCTGCAAAGGTTTTTTTCCGCTGTTACAGACCTTTCCATAGGGTTGTCCACAGGAACTGGGGATAACTCCTAGGGATAACCCCGAGTTTTCGACCTTTTTCGGGCAGCGTTTGTCAAGTCTCGGCGGCGTCCGCCATGTCCCCCATTAGCGCCTTGCGGGCCGCGTGCCAGCTGCCGGCGTCCGGCGCATACAGCAGGCCGCCGGTGCGATGCGTGGGCTTGTAGGGCGAACCGTCGAAGTGGGCCGCGTAGCCGCCGGCCTCGCGGTGCAGCAGCCAGCCGGCAGCGTGGTCCCAGGCAGTCAACTGGTTGTAGAACGCGATGTGGCAGTGCCCGGCGGCCAGCATGCGGTACTCATGCGCGGCGCAACGCAGCGAGGCGGTGCTGCCCAGGCGCGACAGGTTGCTGTTGACGGTGGTGCGCATCGGTTCGGGCAGGGCGCCGGTCGAGATCAGGCCGTCCATGTCTTCGGGC
The sequence above is drawn from the Achromobacter xylosoxidans genome and encodes:
- a CDS encoding GDP-mannose mannosyl hydrolase; this encodes MLAQAEFRQAVEMLPLVSIDLLLRDAAGRYLTGLRANPPAQGAWFVPGGRIRKNETLHAALRRIARDELGIPVSELAWTPRGVYEHFYGTNFAGEAGRSTHYVVLAYEAELSLDISSLPQAQHRSYRWLPARALAADPGVHPYTQAYFKE
- a CDS encoding undecaprenyl-phosphate glucose phosphotransferase; the encoded protein is MDPSQTDTSSRFSGASYLYRLLDAAIVITCGLTATGLKFSDDALADPPQIHLFLVYLCGLGVVAIFPAFRLYVSWRGRLLTDLVVRSLAAWALVFALGICISFLMHQTAAISRVWAATWFGMSALTLAGLRIAVYAVLGAARDRGMDRKRVLLVGFGALGHDLWRRVEQYRGAGYEVAGIYAEPHENLPPQVRRLHELDGLHGFVHEHNVREIWIVLPMEAGQELREVLYHLRNDLVDIRWIPDVMSIQLLGHRIGEFLGLPAIQLNSLPAAGVRGWAKEIFDRSFAFCALIGLSPVMLTVAILVKATSRGPVFFTQPRLGVDGKVFHVYKFRTMTVHQEHGVVTQATRNDARVTRIGGFLRRTSLDELPQFLNVLMGDMSVVGPRPHALEHNEMYKDLVQRYMMRHRVKPGITGWAQVNGLRGQTDTLRKMSDRVEYDIYYIQHWTFRMDLQIIARTALSGWTGRNVY
- a CDS encoding mannose-1-phosphate guanylyltransferase/mannose-6-phosphate isomerase; protein product: MTNPPPPYRAVILCGGSGSRLWPLSRELLPKQFIRLTDDRSLLQNTLLRLGSAGAEARPILVCNDAHRYIAAEQALELGIKDVEVILEPFARNTAPAIAAATLRAMRDGEDPVMLIMPSDHVLEDGEVLQAAFAAAYQAALQGALVTFGINPTAPLSGYGYIQADEPGVMAPARRVRRFVEKPSPEVAQRFIEDGGYYWNSGMFAFQASVFLSEMARLAPKMLEQVQAAVAIGHGENSLFHLDGPSFEACPSDSMDYAIMERTDSAVVIPLAASWSDVGAWDAVWGIAQKTVEGNSTTGDVMVEDSRNCLIHSTSRLVASVGLDDIVVIETADAVLVAHKSRSQDVKRLVEIFKTQHRSELNHHREVQRPWGSYDSVGQGPRYQVKRITVKPGARLSSQMHHHRAEHWIVVSGTARIYNGDKQYLLTENQSTYIPLGEIHSLENPGKIPLEIIEVQSGAYLGEDDIVRFQDMYGRV
- a CDS encoding GNVR domain-containing protein, which codes for MSLPIESFEPSVPARQQETPLSSHVDAIFSNRWMIIAITLLALLGALTYVMITPKVYSADIIVQVEEEMPQGQSRSLLGDVSSMFDTKAETSGEMEVLRSRMVVGPAVDKFLLYIQAKPRYFPVIGEWLAQRYESLPYPSSLPRGGYAWGGEAIAISQLDVPNEWLGKPFRVTTLGEGRYTLSDKFTGATFNGTVGKPEHFRLPGGGAMDVHIDALTGRPGTEFTVSRSSRLAAIEDVQARLGIFERGRTSGVIGVTLEGNDPALTTAVLNQIGQEYVQQNVNRKSAQAEKSLVFLEQQLPVLKGELDAAETKYNSLRNKRGTIDLSEEAKLILAQSVDAQTKVMELRSKRQEMITRFAPTHPSIVALDRQIAGLTGDVNRIGNNIRQLPDLEQDVVRLVRDVRVNTELYTALLNNAQQLRLIRAGKVGNVRILDSAVQPDKPVRPKAAIIIGVATAFGLIFGMLCAFVRNALFGGLSEPDDVERHTGLPVLAAIPYSDMQDKLWRRSRRKNASVPALLAQSQGNAPPIESLRSFRNVLQASLRQSANNMVMFTGPVAGVGKSFLSANFAFIQGGVGKRVLLIDADFRKGQLNRYFGVPKEDGLFEVLSGTIPLTQVRKHSVSEGVDFIATGAVTFDPSELLASPVFGETLRELASQYDMVILDTAPVLSSPDAAVVGTHAAAVMVVVRSGMNTVGEIRETAKRLIQAGAPVDGVLFNGLKLMPERFGFRSKYGSYRYSRAAYYGDFKQNGPK
- a CDS encoding polysaccharide biosynthesis/export family protein yields the protein MTTFFGTLSRGIAAIALVSSLGACALSPGMTFDANQLADPLDPNSKAVIKEITPSLVLEDQRARQALLDNEGVDKLYGKSGPYLIGPGDILSIVVWDHPELVLPTQTYAIGTGVTELAIGDTASGIPGYTVSSTGYIQFPYAGLLKVAGLTELQARNLIVNSSSKYIQDPQITVRVLGYRSKRVYVDGEVKTPGAIAINDIPMTLLEAVNRAGGILPTGDRSAVYVIRDGRRTRVNVPALIERGQDLNQVLLKSGDIVRVTPRDDSKVFVMGEVTLPTAAVMRDGRMSLTEALGLAGGPNQLTSNPSQIFVVRSTEQATPLVFHLNAGSPQTLAVAEKFELQPKDVVFVDTAALVRWNRFISNLFPSAQTVQTVKSID